The following coding sequences lie in one Spirosoma sp. KUDC1026 genomic window:
- the ppk1 gene encoding polyphosphate kinase 1 — protein sequence MRHPLDPNRLLGNLVSRFTNRPTDKPTQTTDKMAKVSEKVSSVIDQSNYLSRDLSWLKFNERVLDQARDYPQLPEHRTLLERLKFLAISASNLDEFFMIRVGSLYNYLDYHKQRVDYSGLREGPFRKALFTAAQQFVQQQQQLFTEELLPLFPENGLQLIEYDQLTEEEQEEATNYFDRAIYPTLTPMLYDYTHTFPVLLTKVLIFGVITQDPDKNALLSTTADDEDDRQRLSFVQIPANLPRFMAFDRDETVAFLPIEAIIRHHIKKLYRNIDITSVHLFRITRNGDFTLDENDDDEVDFIDEVRQKIKNRRLGRVTRVEIESAAEHTPSSVWLLNLLKKKWELDDLNIFESKSLLDFSAFWQIIGNPEFKDDMPRPHAPVPPIGYNRDKADDIFDIIKQRDLLLHHPYNNFEPVLQLLEQAAEDPNVLAIKITVYRLAKRSRITQALLKAAENGKHVSVLFEVKARFDEENNIREAQKLQKAGCFVIYGISRFKTHTKLLLVVRNEGSRVARYAHMATGNYNEDTSKLYTDIGLLTTNEVYTHDISEFFNVITGHSLPNDYQYLITAPRGMREQLIQLIQAEATNAQHGLPSGICIKVNSLEDKQIIDELYQASQAGVPIHLIVRGICCLRPKREGLSENITVRSIVGDFLEHTRIYYFHNNGDPKVYGGSADVMVRSFDRRIESLFFLADQRVKQQTILILKYNLLDNMNAYELNEDGSFTKCEVAEGTEPFNMHERFFDVTEKDLTDAQLFTTVKETEIAQIETEYQENAERAIADI from the coding sequence ATGCGCCATCCATTAGATCCTAACCGACTACTGGGAAACCTGGTTTCCCGGTTTACGAACCGACCGACTGATAAGCCAACGCAGACAACCGACAAAATGGCTAAAGTAAGCGAAAAAGTCAGCAGCGTAATCGACCAGAGTAATTACCTGAGCCGCGACCTGAGCTGGCTTAAATTTAACGAACGGGTGCTTGATCAGGCGCGCGACTACCCGCAATTGCCCGAGCACCGAACCCTGCTGGAACGGCTGAAATTTCTGGCTATTTCGGCCTCCAACCTCGATGAGTTTTTTATGATTCGGGTGGGTAGCCTCTATAATTACCTGGATTACCATAAGCAGCGCGTTGATTATTCAGGCTTGCGGGAAGGCCCTTTCCGTAAAGCCTTGTTCACGGCAGCCCAGCAGTTTGTGCAGCAGCAGCAGCAGCTATTTACGGAAGAATTACTACCACTCTTTCCGGAGAACGGCCTGCAGCTGATTGAGTACGATCAGCTCACGGAAGAAGAACAGGAGGAAGCAACAAACTATTTCGACCGGGCCATCTACCCTACGCTGACTCCGATGCTGTATGACTATACGCATACGTTTCCGGTACTGCTGACTAAAGTATTAATCTTTGGTGTGATCACGCAGGACCCGGATAAAAACGCACTGCTCTCAACCACGGCAGACGACGAAGACGACCGCCAGCGGCTGTCGTTCGTGCAGATTCCAGCCAACCTGCCCCGGTTCATGGCTTTCGACCGGGACGAGACCGTAGCCTTTCTGCCCATTGAAGCCATTATCCGGCACCACATCAAAAAGCTGTACCGGAACATCGACATTACGTCGGTTCACCTCTTCCGGATAACCCGGAACGGGGATTTTACGCTCGATGAAAACGACGACGACGAAGTTGATTTCATCGACGAAGTACGGCAGAAAATCAAGAACCGGCGGCTTGGCCGGGTTACCCGCGTTGAAATTGAATCAGCTGCGGAGCATACCCCCAGCTCAGTCTGGCTGCTGAATCTACTCAAGAAAAAATGGGAACTGGACGATCTCAACATTTTTGAATCGAAAAGTCTGCTCGATTTTTCGGCTTTCTGGCAAATCATCGGTAATCCCGAATTCAAGGATGACATGCCCCGGCCCCACGCGCCCGTACCTCCGATTGGTTACAACCGCGATAAGGCCGACGATATTTTTGATATAATCAAGCAGCGCGATCTGCTGCTGCACCACCCGTACAACAACTTCGAGCCGGTTCTCCAACTGCTGGAACAGGCCGCCGAAGATCCGAACGTACTGGCGATTAAGATTACCGTGTACCGGCTCGCCAAACGCTCCCGGATTACGCAGGCCCTCCTGAAAGCGGCCGAGAACGGCAAACACGTATCGGTCCTGTTCGAAGTAAAAGCCCGTTTCGACGAAGAAAACAACATTCGTGAAGCCCAGAAGTTGCAAAAAGCGGGTTGTTTTGTCATCTACGGGATTAGTCGATTCAAGACGCACACGAAGCTGCTGCTGGTTGTCCGTAATGAAGGCAGCCGGGTAGCCCGATACGCTCACATGGCCACGGGGAATTACAACGAAGACACCTCGAAACTTTACACCGACATTGGTCTGCTGACGACTAATGAAGTGTACACACATGACATTTCGGAGTTCTTCAACGTTATCACCGGCCACTCACTGCCGAACGATTACCAATACCTGATTACGGCACCACGCGGTATGCGCGAACAGCTGATCCAGTTAATTCAGGCCGAAGCGACCAACGCCCAGCATGGCCTGCCGAGCGGCATATGCATCAAGGTCAATTCGCTGGAGGATAAACAGATAATTGACGAGCTATATCAGGCGTCGCAGGCTGGTGTACCAATTCACCTAATCGTGCGGGGCATCTGCTGCCTACGGCCAAAACGCGAAGGCTTGAGCGAGAATATTACCGTTCGCTCCATTGTCGGCGATTTCCTGGAGCATACCCGGATTTATTATTTCCACAATAACGGCGACCCAAAAGTGTACGGAGGTAGCGCTGATGTTATGGTACGTAGCTTTGATCGCCGGATCGAGTCACTGTTCTTCCTGGCCGATCAGCGCGTTAAACAGCAGACTATTCTGATTCTGAAGTACAACCTGCTCGACAATATGAACGCCTACGAACTGAACGAAGACGGTTCATTCACGAAGTGCGAAGTGGCCGAAGGGACCGAGCCGTTCAATATGCATGAGCGCTTTTTCGATGTCACCGAAAAAGACCTTACCGATGCACAGCTATTCACTACCGTAAAAGAAACGGAGATTGCACAGATCGAAACGGAATATCAGGAGAACGCCGAGCGCGCTATTGCGGATATTTAA
- the gyrB gene encoding DNA topoisomerase (ATP-hydrolyzing) subunit B: MTNELIEADAPAEAPKGNYGADNIQVLEGLEAVRKRPSMYIGDVGIRGLHHLIWEVVDNSIDEALAGYCDKISVIINPDNSITVQDNGRGIPTGINTKTGKSALEIAMTILHAGGKFDKDTYKVSGGLHGVGVSCVNALSTDVRVEVHREGKIFEQEYKIGVPQYDVRVIGDASDTGTKTHFKPDSSIFTETVYKYDTVAGRLRELAYLNKGIRILLQDMREIDEAGAPLRQDEFFSEGGLIEFVQYLDETRPALDGMHPIYMESTKGATPVQVALVYNYEAGENVLSYVNNINTHEGGTHVQGFRSALTRVLKNYADKNPNVMPKNAGKIAFSGEDFRKGLTAVVSVKVAEPQFEGQTKTKLGNQEVVSAVSQTMADLLETWLEENPKTAQGIVKKVLVSAQARIAADMAYKRIMTDRKDFMGGAGLPGKLADCSDTDPEKCELYLVEGDSAGGTAKQGRNRAFQAILPLRGKILNVEKAMEHKIYENEEIKNIWTALGVRLEKKDDETVMNLDKLRYHKIIIMTDADVDGSHIRTLILTLFYRNMKSLIDNGYIYIAQPPLYLIKKGKEERYCWTEAQREAAVKELAGSGKEENVGVQRYKGLGEMNAEQLWSTTMNPDTRTLKVVTVESAADADHVFSTLMGDEVAPRRDFIERNAKYARVDI; this comes from the coding sequence ATGACCAATGAACTGATTGAAGCAGACGCTCCAGCCGAAGCCCCCAAAGGCAATTACGGTGCCGATAACATTCAGGTACTTGAAGGTCTGGAAGCCGTTCGCAAACGTCCATCCATGTATATCGGCGACGTCGGTATTCGTGGGCTGCACCACCTGATCTGGGAGGTAGTGGACAATTCGATCGACGAAGCGCTGGCGGGTTATTGCGACAAAATTTCAGTTATCATCAATCCTGATAACTCCATTACCGTACAGGATAACGGTCGGGGTATTCCGACGGGTATCAATACTAAAACGGGAAAATCAGCCCTGGAAATCGCCATGACGATCCTGCACGCTGGTGGTAAATTCGATAAAGATACCTACAAAGTTTCCGGTGGGCTGCACGGAGTCGGCGTTTCCTGCGTGAACGCACTCTCGACCGACGTTCGGGTAGAAGTACACCGTGAAGGCAAAATATTTGAGCAGGAATACAAAATTGGCGTCCCTCAGTACGACGTTCGGGTAATTGGTGATGCGTCGGATACAGGCACCAAAACTCATTTCAAACCCGACAGCAGCATTTTCACCGAAACGGTTTACAAATACGACACCGTAGCAGGCCGTTTGCGCGAACTGGCTTACCTCAACAAGGGTATTCGAATTCTGTTGCAGGACATGCGGGAAATCGACGAAGCGGGCGCCCCTCTGCGTCAGGATGAGTTCTTTTCGGAAGGTGGCCTTATTGAGTTCGTACAGTATCTGGACGAAACCCGTCCGGCGCTAGACGGCATGCATCCCATTTATATGGAAAGCACCAAAGGCGCAACACCCGTTCAGGTAGCCCTGGTCTACAACTACGAAGCCGGAGAGAACGTCCTGTCATACGTCAACAACATCAACACGCACGAAGGTGGTACGCACGTACAGGGCTTCCGGTCGGCGCTGACGCGGGTCCTGAAAAACTACGCGGACAAGAACCCGAACGTAATGCCCAAGAATGCGGGTAAGATCGCGTTTAGTGGCGAGGATTTCCGGAAGGGGCTAACCGCCGTTGTCTCGGTAAAAGTAGCTGAGCCGCAGTTTGAAGGCCAGACCAAAACGAAACTGGGTAACCAGGAGGTGGTGAGCGCCGTTAGCCAGACGATGGCCGATCTGCTCGAAACCTGGCTGGAAGAAAACCCTAAAACGGCGCAGGGCATCGTTAAGAAAGTCCTGGTGTCGGCGCAGGCACGTATTGCGGCTGATATGGCCTACAAACGTATCATGACCGACCGTAAGGACTTCATGGGCGGGGCGGGTCTGCCGGGTAAACTGGCCGACTGTTCGGATACCGATCCGGAAAAATGCGAGCTGTATCTGGTAGAGGGTGACTCGGCGGGTGGCACCGCCAAACAGGGCCGCAACCGGGCCTTCCAGGCGATTCTGCCGCTGCGGGGTAAAATCCTGAACGTAGAGAAAGCCATGGAGCACAAGATCTACGAAAACGAGGAGATTAAGAATATCTGGACGGCGCTGGGCGTTCGGCTGGAGAAAAAGGATGACGAGACAGTGATGAATCTGGACAAGCTCCGCTATCACAAAATTATCATCATGACCGATGCCGACGTTGATGGCAGCCACATCCGGACGCTGATTCTGACTCTGTTTTACCGGAACATGAAATCGCTGATCGACAATGGTTACATCTATATCGCCCAGCCACCGCTGTACCTAATCAAGAAAGGCAAGGAAGAACGTTACTGCTGGACCGAAGCCCAGCGCGAAGCAGCGGTGAAGGAACTGGCCGGTAGCGGGAAGGAAGAGAACGTGGGCGTGCAGCGGTACAAAGGTCTTGGCGAGATGAACGCCGAGCAGCTCTGGAGCACAACCATGAACCCCGACACCCGAACGCTGAAAGTCGTTACGGTCGAGTCGGCCGCCGACGCCGATCACGTCTTCTCGACCCTGATGGGCGATGAGGTAGCCCCCCGACGAGACTTTATCGAACGAAACGCTAAATATGCCCGAGTGGATATCTAG
- a CDS encoding alanine dehydrogenase codes for MTGFEELAKQTALYPKEAPLALKTNRNSLLIGLPKEVSLQENRIALTPEAVAILVRNGHNVIVEQGAGEKAKFADSEYSEAGAQIAYSPKEVYDANLILKIEPLVDEEFEHIKSGSTVISALTLPARERDYFEKINSKSVTAFGYEYIEDQAGGLPIIRSMSEIAGSAVMLIAGEYLSNADNGRGIILGGITGVPPTKVVMLGAGTVTEYALRAALGMGADVKVFDRHLYKLQRLKYSLGQHIYTSIIDSDTLTEAIQRADVVIGAIRAEDGISPVVVTEEMISRMKPDSVIIDVSIDQGGNFETSRMTSHKQPTYKHAGVIHYCVPNIASRVSHTASMALSNIFLPFLLETGTTGGIDQMMYANRWFMKGVYAHKGMLTNSYIARKYNMRYKDLDLLLAARF; via the coding sequence ATGACTGGATTTGAGGAATTAGCCAAACAAACGGCACTGTATCCGAAAGAAGCCCCCCTGGCGCTGAAAACCAATCGGAACAGCCTGCTCATCGGGTTACCCAAAGAGGTGTCTCTTCAGGAGAACCGCATCGCGCTGACGCCGGAAGCCGTCGCTATTCTGGTCCGTAACGGACACAACGTTATCGTGGAGCAGGGCGCGGGAGAAAAAGCAAAGTTCGCCGACAGCGAATACAGCGAAGCCGGTGCCCAGATTGCCTACTCGCCCAAAGAAGTCTACGACGCCAACCTGATCCTGAAAATAGAACCCCTCGTTGACGAAGAGTTCGAGCATATCAAATCAGGTAGCACGGTTATATCGGCCCTGACGCTTCCCGCCCGCGAACGGGACTATTTCGAAAAAATTAACAGCAAGAGCGTTACGGCTTTTGGCTACGAATACATCGAGGATCAGGCCGGTGGTCTGCCAATCATCCGGTCGATGAGTGAGATTGCCGGAAGTGCAGTCATGCTTATTGCTGGCGAGTACCTCAGCAACGCCGACAATGGTCGGGGGATTATTCTGGGCGGCATCACGGGCGTACCACCAACGAAAGTGGTCATGCTGGGCGCCGGTACCGTAACCGAGTATGCCCTCCGGGCCGCGCTGGGCATGGGGGCCGACGTCAAAGTATTCGACCGGCATCTCTACAAACTGCAGCGGCTCAAATATTCGCTCGGGCAGCACATTTACACCTCCATTATCGACTCCGATACGCTCACCGAAGCCATTCAGCGGGCCGACGTTGTGATTGGCGCGATACGGGCGGAAGACGGCATCAGCCCTGTTGTAGTGACCGAAGAAATGATCAGCCGGATGAAACCCGATTCGGTTATTATCGACGTATCGATCGACCAGGGTGGAAACTTCGAAACGTCGCGCATGACCAGCCATAAACAGCCGACCTACAAGCACGCCGGAGTGATTCATTACTGCGTACCAAACATTGCTTCCCGTGTATCGCACACAGCCAGCATGGCCCTGAGTAACATCTTTTTACCCTTCCTGCTGGAAACCGGCACCACGGGCGGCATTGACCAGATGATGTACGCGAACCGATGGTTTATGAAAGGTGTTTATGCACATAAGGGGATGCTGACCAACTCCTATATCGCCCGGAAGTATAACATGCGCTACAAGGACCTGGATCTGCTGCTGGCAGCCCGCTTCTAG
- the tsaE gene encoding tRNA (adenosine(37)-N6)-threonylcarbamoyltransferase complex ATPase subunit type 1 TsaE yields MTTRFQQLDELDKVAHQLLAEGRVRSVWLFDGDMGAGKTTLIKALCRALGVISMVQSPTFSIVNEYTTHEGHSVYHFDCYRLRNEAEALDIGIEEYFDSGDYCFIEWPERIEALWPTSYYRVRLAVNPDGSRTVTTTLV; encoded by the coding sequence ATGACAACCCGGTTTCAACAGCTTGACGAACTTGACAAGGTAGCCCATCAGCTATTGGCCGAAGGGCGCGTTCGCTCGGTATGGTTGTTCGACGGCGATATGGGCGCGGGCAAAACGACGCTAATTAAAGCGCTGTGCCGGGCCCTGGGCGTTATCAGCATGGTGCAAAGCCCAACGTTTTCGATCGTTAATGAATACACCACCCACGAAGGGCACTCGGTGTATCATTTTGATTGTTACCGGCTACGGAACGAAGCTGAAGCGCTGGATATCGGAATCGAGGAGTATTTTGATTCCGGCGATTATTGTTTTATTGAGTGGCCGGAGCGGATCGAAGCCCTGTGGCCCACTAGTTATTACCGCGTACGACTGGCTGTCAATCCAGATGGTAGTCGAACCGTTACCACAACCCTGGTCTGA
- a CDS encoding phospho-sugar mutase — protein sequence MTTAFDSSTQQRIDQWLKGNYDAETKEAIQHLLDSGNTTELTDSFYRDLEFGTGGLRGVVGVGSNRMNRYTVGAATQGLSNYINAAFPGEDISVAIAHDSRRMSPEFSRLVADIFTANGIKVYLFSALRPTPELSFAIRQLGCQSGIVVTASHNPPEYNGYKVYWNDGAQVVAPHDKAIIEEVNKITSVDDIKFEGVPEKIHLIDEEIDAPYIERIKSNAVNPDVIKRQADLNIVYTPIHGTGITLVPRALDALGFTNVHIVEEQATPDGNFPTVKSPNPEERPAMQLALDLANSLNADLVMATDPDADRVGAGARNHHGEFELLNGNQMASLIIYYLLNAWKDAGKLTGKEFIAKTIVTTDLIDEMCKRYGVTCYNTLTGFKYIAEVIRELEGKEQFIGGGEESYGYLIGDFVRDKDAIASCAMIAELTAYAKDKGQSLFDMLMAMYQENGFYYESLVSLTKKGKSGAEEIQQMMADFRANPPKEIAGSAVVRIDDYKSLTRTNSESNETSAIEAGKMGIESSNVLQFFTADGTKVSARPSGTEPKIKFYVSVREPLESKEAFDATYDQLKAKVQRVIDDLQLK from the coding sequence ATGACAACCGCTTTCGATTCCTCAACCCAGCAGCGCATTGACCAGTGGCTTAAGGGCAACTACGATGCCGAAACCAAAGAAGCAATCCAGCACCTGCTCGATTCGGGCAACACAACCGAACTGACCGATTCATTTTACCGGGATCTTGAGTTTGGTACGGGTGGTCTGCGGGGCGTTGTCGGCGTCGGTTCCAACCGAATGAACCGCTACACGGTTGGCGCAGCCACGCAGGGGCTTTCCAACTACATCAACGCGGCCTTTCCGGGCGAAGACATCAGCGTAGCGATTGCGCACGACAGCCGCCGGATGAGCCCTGAGTTTTCCCGGCTGGTTGCCGACATTTTTACGGCTAACGGCATTAAAGTATACCTGTTCAGCGCCCTACGACCAACGCCGGAGCTGTCCTTTGCCATCCGGCAACTGGGCTGCCAGAGTGGTATCGTTGTGACGGCGTCGCACAACCCACCTGAATACAATGGCTACAAAGTATACTGGAACGACGGCGCACAGGTCGTAGCACCGCACGACAAAGCCATTATCGAAGAGGTGAACAAGATTACGTCGGTCGATGACATTAAATTCGAGGGCGTTCCCGAGAAGATTCACCTGATCGACGAAGAGATCGACGCACCTTACATCGAGCGAATCAAATCCAACGCCGTTAATCCGGACGTGATCAAGCGGCAGGCCGATCTGAATATTGTTTACACACCCATTCACGGTACCGGCATTACGCTCGTTCCTCGTGCGCTGGACGCGCTGGGCTTCACGAATGTACACATCGTCGAAGAGCAGGCGACACCGGACGGAAACTTCCCAACGGTGAAATCGCCGAACCCGGAAGAACGGCCTGCGATGCAGCTGGCGCTCGATCTGGCTAATTCGCTGAACGCCGATCTGGTTATGGCGACAGACCCCGACGCCGACCGCGTTGGCGCGGGTGCCCGGAACCACCACGGCGAGTTCGAGCTACTGAACGGTAACCAGATGGCTAGCCTGATCATTTATTACCTGCTCAACGCCTGGAAAGATGCGGGTAAACTGACGGGTAAGGAATTCATCGCCAAAACGATCGTTACGACCGACCTGATCGACGAAATGTGTAAGCGGTATGGCGTTACCTGTTATAACACACTGACGGGTTTCAAATACATCGCCGAAGTCATTCGTGAGCTGGAAGGCAAAGAGCAGTTCATTGGCGGGGGCGAAGAAAGTTACGGTTACCTGATCGGCGACTTCGTTCGCGACAAAGACGCCATTGCCTCCTGCGCCATGATCGCCGAGCTGACAGCTTATGCCAAAGACAAAGGCCAAAGTCTGTTCGATATGCTGATGGCGATGTATCAGGAAAACGGCTTCTACTACGAAAGCCTGGTTTCGCTGACGAAGAAAGGCAAGAGTGGAGCCGAAGAGATTCAGCAGATGATGGCCGATTTCCGGGCAAACCCACCCAAAGAAATCGCCGGATCAGCCGTCGTACGTATCGATGACTATAAATCGCTGACCCGCACTAACAGCGAAAGCAACGAAACGAGCGCTATCGAAGCCGGTAAAATGGGCATTGAATCGTCGAACGTACTGCAGTTCTTCACGGCCGATGGCACGAAGGTTTCGGCACGTCCGTCGGGGACGGAGCCGAAGATCAAGTTCTATGTCAGCGTTCGCGAACCGCTCGAAAGCAAAGAAGCGTTTGACGCTACGTACGATCAGCTGAAAGCCAAAGTACAGCGCGTCATCGACGATCTGCAACTGAAATAG
- a CDS encoding D-alanine--D-alanine ligase — protein MRVGIFFGGPAREREVSYAGGRTALANLDKGLFEPVLIFVDGRGQFRLVEPSFLDAMSLRDKLPQDSSGFSVYDESLADDTLNASLPILRPEQFRDQFDIAFLAMHGPNCEDGAVQGLLEWYRMPYTGPGLLGSAVGINKILQNELIALANGQQKKTATITRDEYEQADKAQFFQSLIAHLGLPIVVKAPHQGSSIGVAIVRDDNLTNFCRAVEQCFFTVHIQADGWSKLGEWSSLMPDEKHKLAQEMVNLESGISFPLVVEQTGDIIRHPQDFVSTLDALTASGQQPNLTLSYINAEDEVLFEEFISGQEFSCGVIQDDDQNAIALPPTEIYNVTSFDYESKYKLNTTKKRIPVDTSLENNRKIQLAVSEVFTRLGINVYSRIDGFLTPAGDVLLHDPNTIPGMSPSSLIFKQMAEIGLNLANSLTYLIRQSLRERIRTGKDTFQLKQLLANLDAQLANRKANPLPVQAVPFGPTDDELATAKQQYNVLAASGTVRPQLQYTNNQGETIDIPVNLLFKDTIAELETALNQPRHPLLVETSELTAHITERYV, from the coding sequence GTGAGAGTAGGAATTTTTTTCGGTGGCCCCGCACGGGAGCGTGAGGTATCGTATGCGGGTGGCCGTACCGCCCTGGCTAATTTGGATAAAGGCTTGTTCGAGCCGGTACTGATTTTTGTGGATGGACGGGGCCAGTTTCGGCTTGTCGAACCATCTTTCCTCGACGCGATGTCGCTGCGGGACAAGTTACCGCAGGATAGCTCCGGCTTTTCGGTATACGACGAATCGCTGGCCGACGATACGCTCAATGCGAGCTTACCAATACTACGTCCGGAGCAGTTTCGGGATCAGTTTGACATTGCTTTCCTGGCCATGCACGGCCCCAACTGTGAGGACGGCGCAGTTCAGGGCCTACTCGAATGGTACCGAATGCCCTATACAGGACCGGGGCTGCTTGGCTCGGCGGTGGGCATCAACAAAATTCTGCAAAACGAACTGATTGCGCTGGCTAACGGGCAGCAAAAGAAAACGGCGACTATCACCCGCGACGAATACGAGCAGGCCGACAAAGCCCAGTTTTTTCAATCACTGATTGCTCATCTGGGCCTGCCCATCGTGGTCAAAGCTCCGCACCAGGGATCGTCGATTGGCGTGGCTATCGTCCGCGACGATAACCTCACTAACTTCTGCCGGGCTGTTGAGCAGTGTTTCTTTACGGTACACATCCAGGCCGATGGCTGGAGTAAGCTGGGCGAATGGTCGTCGCTGATGCCCGACGAGAAGCACAAGCTGGCACAGGAAATGGTCAACCTGGAATCGGGGATCAGTTTCCCGCTGGTGGTGGAGCAGACGGGCGATATTATCCGGCACCCGCAGGATTTCGTCAGCACCCTCGACGCACTGACGGCTTCGGGCCAGCAACCGAATCTGACGCTCTCCTACATCAACGCCGAAGATGAAGTGCTGTTCGAGGAGTTTATCAGCGGACAGGAGTTTTCGTGTGGCGTGATTCAGGACGACGATCAGAACGCTATTGCGCTCCCTCCTACCGAAATCTATAACGTAACGAGTTTCGATTACGAATCGAAATACAAGCTCAACACGACCAAAAAGCGGATTCCGGTCGACACGAGTCTGGAAAACAACCGCAAGATTCAGCTCGCTGTTTCGGAAGTTTTTACCCGGCTGGGCATCAACGTTTATTCCCGCATCGACGGCTTCCTGACCCCAGCCGGTGACGTATTGCTGCACGACCCGAACACCATTCCGGGCATGTCGCCCTCGTCGCTCATTTTTAAACAGATGGCGGAGATTGGCCTGAACCTGGCCAACTCGCTAACGTACCTGATTCGTCAATCGCTACGCGAACGGATTCGGACGGGTAAGGATACGTTCCAGCTCAAACAGCTTTTGGCGAACCTGGACGCGCAACTGGCCAACCGGAAAGCGAATCCATTACCGGTGCAGGCTGTTCCCTTCGGTCCAACTGACGACGAACTGGCTACGGCCAAGCAGCAATACAACGTACTGGCAGCCAGCGGTACTGTTCGGCCTCAACTTCAATACACGAACAATCAGGGCGAAACCATTGACATTCCAGTCAATCTATTGTTTAAAGATACCATCGCTGAACTGGAAACAGCCTTAAACCAGCCCCGCCATCCGTTATTGGTCGAAACCAGTGAACTCACAGCGCACATCACGGAGCGTTACGTGTAA
- a CDS encoding NifU family protein — METAIVNDELVTRIERALDSVRPYLAADGGNVKILEITDDKTVRLELMGSCGSCPMSAMTFKGGLEEAILKAVPEIKKVEAINITPAF; from the coding sequence ATGGAGACGGCAATAGTAAACGACGAATTGGTTACCCGCATCGAACGAGCTCTCGACAGTGTACGCCCATACCTGGCAGCCGACGGTGGTAACGTAAAGATATTAGAGATTACCGACGACAAAACCGTTCGGCTGGAATTGATGGGTTCCTGCGGCTCCTGCCCTATGTCGGCCATGACCTTCAAGGGCGGGCTGGAAGAGGCTATCCTGAAGGCTGTTCCCGAAATTAAGAAAGTGGAAGCAATCAACATCACGCCTGCTTTCTAA
- a CDS encoding Mrp/NBP35 family ATP-binding protein has translation MSDYRLSKESVLQALSTVEEPDLKRDLVSLDMVKDITLGIGSVKFTVVLTTPACPLKEVIRKRCEDAIHAHIGADIQISINMVSDVTSTRSNTPTLPGVKNIIAVSSGKGGVGKSTVTANLAIALHKSGAKVGIIDADIYGPSMPTMFGAEDIQPRVFQVDGVTRMEPIRQFGIKMLSMGLLVAPGQAIIWRGTMAGRALQQFFSDADWGELDYLLIDLPPGTGDIHLTLVQTVPVTGAIIVTTPQKVALADATKGLAMFRQPQINVPVLGVIENMSYFTPAELPDHKYYIFGKGGGQQLADQFDVPLLGQIPLVQSIREAGDEGRPAISMGEPVATEAFQDAAEALAQQVAIRNASQDQTKRVVVA, from the coding sequence ATGTCTGATTACCGATTATCGAAAGAATCTGTTTTACAAGCCTTAAGCACCGTTGAGGAGCCTGACCTGAAACGCGATCTGGTCTCGCTGGATATGGTCAAAGATATAACGCTGGGTATTGGCTCGGTTAAGTTTACGGTTGTCCTGACCACCCCCGCCTGCCCACTGAAAGAAGTTATCCGGAAACGGTGCGAAGATGCGATCCACGCCCACATTGGTGCCGATATTCAGATTTCCATCAACATGGTGTCGGATGTTACCTCGACGCGTAGTAATACCCCTACCCTGCCCGGAGTCAAAAATATCATTGCTGTGTCGTCGGGGAAAGGTGGCGTAGGCAAATCGACCGTTACGGCGAACTTGGCCATTGCCCTGCATAAATCAGGCGCCAAGGTGGGTATCATCGACGCCGATATTTACGGACCGTCCATGCCAACCATGTTTGGCGCGGAAGATATTCAACCCCGCGTCTTTCAGGTCGACGGCGTAACGCGCATGGAACCCATCCGGCAGTTCGGTATCAAGATGTTGTCGATGGGTCTGCTGGTAGCACCGGGTCAGGCCATTATCTGGCGGGGGACTATGGCTGGTCGCGCCCTGCAGCAGTTTTTCTCCGATGCCGACTGGGGTGAACTGGACTACCTACTGATCGACCTGCCGCCAGGTACCGGCGATATTCACCTGACGCTGGTACAGACCGTACCGGTAACCGGAGCCATCATCGTAACGACTCCGCAGAAAGTGGCGCTGGCCGATGCCACTAAGGGCTTGGCGATGTTTCGTCAGCCGCAGATCAACGTACCGGTACTGGGCGTGATCGAGAATATGTCGTATTTCACCCCGGCTGAGCTCCCAGACCACAAGTATTATATTTTTGGCAAAGGGGGTGGTCAGCAACTGGCTGATCAGTTCGATGTACCGCTGCTGGGTCAGATTCCGCTGGTGCAGAGCATCCGCGAAGCCGGCGATGAAGGTCGACCCGCTATCAGCATGGGCGAACCCGTGGCTACCGAAGCGTTTCAGGATGCAGCCGAAGCGCTGGCGCAGCAGGTGGCAATCCGCAACGCGTCACAGGATCAGACAAAACGCGTAGTAGTTGCGTAG